From Camelina sativa cultivar DH55 chromosome 7, Cs, whole genome shotgun sequence, one genomic window encodes:
- the LOC104704393 gene encoding uncharacterized protein LOC104704393 has product MEVRRKISPYDLSAADNPRAVRSLPLLKGTNYDEWACRIKTALCSRKKFGFLDGSIARPAEGSPDLEDWWTIQALLVSWIRMTVEPSLRSNISHCDVAKDLWDHLKKCFSVTNGPRIQQLKVELACCKQRGLAIEAYYGKLNRIWDSMATHRPLRVCQCGKCECDLISLQEIDREEDKVHDFLSGLDDSFNTVRSSLVSRTPIQPMEEVYNIVRQEEDMRTNVTKNEAAPEIFAFAVQQRPRMQSSVRPEQALCKHCNRGGHSSDSCFAVVGYREWWGDRPRRRTMQGKSRGSGLPSSGRGRPMSYANVVHVPPVSSQEHANYVITEKDRDGVSELSDVQWNNLVKLLNGRSHSGAGPSNEKQSSKSSFPSWILDTGASHHLTNNYDILTNVRPMSPVLVVLADGRERVSCQEGTVVLGSNLILKPVFYVAELQYDLISLGQLMDENTCIVQMADQFLVIQDHGSRMMIGAGKRDGGTFRFCRTESVALFTTQEAKAYTLWHQRMGHPSARVVGSLPQVSVSVDSDIYNKACDGPYCTPSSSGARYFLTIVDDYSRSVWIYLQHNKTETAANLKGLIAMATTQFQKQVK; this is encoded by the exons ATGGAGGTGCGACGTAAGATCTCGCCCTACGATTTGAGTGCTGCTGACAATCCCAGAGCTGTGAGATCACTTCCGTTGCTGAAAGGAACAAATTATGACGAATGGGCTTGTAGAATAAAAACAGCTCTTTGTTCCCGCAAGAAGTTTGGCTTCTTGGATGGATCCATTGCTCGTCCAGCAGAAGGATCTCCTGATCTTGAAGATTGGTGGACTATCCAAGCCTTGTTGGTTTCTTGGATCCGCATGACGGTGGAGCCATCACTTCGTTCCAACATCTCTCATTGTGATGTTGCGAAGGACTTGTGGGATCATCTGAAGAAATGCTTTTCTGTCACTAACGGTCCCCGTATCCAACAACTCAAGGTGGAACTCGCATGTTGCAAACAGAGGGGTCTCGCTATTGAAGCGTACTATGGGAAACTAAACCGCATATGGGACAGCATGGCTACTCACCGACCTTTGCGTGTTTGTCAATGCGGAAAGTGTGAGTGCGACTTGATCTCTCTTCAAGAAATAGATCGGGAGGAAGATAAGGTGCATGATTTCTTATCTGGTCTTGATGATTCCTTCAATACGGTGAGGTCGAGTTTGGTTTCACGAACTCCGATTCAACCAATGGAGGAAGTGTATAACATTGTCCGCCAGGAAGAAGACATGCGCACTAATGTTACAAAGAATGAGGCGGCTCCTGAAATCTTTGCATTTGCTGTCCAACAACGACCTCGAATGCAATCCTCGGTTCGTCCTGAACAAGCTCTATGCAAACACTGCAATCGTGGAGGTCATTCTTCCGATAGCTGCTTTGCCGTGGTTGGTTATCGAGAGTGGTGGGGTGACCGACCTCGCAGGAGAACGATGCAAGGGAAGAGTCGTGGTAGTGGTCTCCCTTCTTCTGGTCGTGGTCGTCCCATGAGTTATGCGAATGTTGTCCATGTTCCACCGGTTTCATCTCAAGAACATGCCAACTATGTGATCACGGAGAAGGATCGTGATGGGGTTAGCGAGCTGAGCGACGTTCAATGGAACAACCTTGTCAAGTTGCTGAATGGTCGATCCCATAGTGGTGCTGGTCCTAGCAACGAGAAACAGTCTAGTAAGTCATCCTTTCCTTCTTGGATATTAGACACTGGTGCTTCTCACCATTTGACAAACAACTATGACATTCTTACGAATGTGAGACCTATGTCACCGGTGTTAGTTGTGTTAGCCGATGGACGCGAACGGGTATCTTGTCAAGAAGGCACTGTTGTGTTGGGATCCAATCTGATTTTGAAGCCAGTTTTTTATGTAGCAGAGTTGCAATATGATCTTATTTCTCTAGGGCAGTTGATGGATGAGAATACTTGTATTGTACAAATGGCTGACCAGTTCCTTGTCATTCAGGACCACGGTTCGAGGATGATGATTGGTGCGGGTAAGCGAGACGGTGGAACCTTCCGCTTCTGCAGAACCGAATCCGTCGCACTTTTCACTACACAAGAAGCAAAGGCTTACACGTTGTGGCATCAAAGGATGGGTCACCCATCTGCAAGAGTAGTTGGTTCACTTCCGcaagtttctgtttctgttgaTTCTGATATTTACAATAAGGCGTGTGAT GGTCCTTATTGCACTCCCTCTTCCTCCGGTGCTCGTTACTTCCTTACCATCGTTGATGATTACTCTCGTAGTGTATGGATATATCTACAACATAACAAAACTGAAACTGCTGCAAATCTGAAAGGTTTGATTGCCATGGCTACAACACAATTTCAAAAACAAGTAAAGTGA
- the LOC104704394 gene encoding uncharacterized protein LOC104704394, with product MSNWSSDQEVDDIVEDEVDSIVEDIQYNYTHPDVPSSSIIQRVNINRDREEGHVRLWNDYFSDNPTYTQAMFRRRFRMNKPLFLRIVNAIENGVPYFRQRRDATGRLGLSAFQKCTSAIRIMAYGCSANAMDEYLRLAETTAQKCLLHFVEGVINLFGDEYLRRPTAEDLQRLMNIGEHRGFPGMIGSIDCMHWEWKNCPTAWKGQYSRGFGKPTIVLEAVASQDLWIWHAFFGPPGTLNDINVLDRSLVFDDILEGRAPRVSYVVNGRQYKMAYYLTDEAPEDFQMIVAGSSPI from the exons ATGTCTAATTGGAGTTCCgatcaagaagttgatgataTTGTAGAGGACGAAGTTGATAGTATAGTGGAGGATATCCAATACAACTACACTCACCCAGATGTACCATCATCTTCAATTATCCAAAGAGTCAACATTAATAGAGACCGCGAAGAAGGTCACGTTCGGctatggaatgattattttagtgataatccGACTTACACTCAAGCTATGTTCCGCCGtcgctttagaatgaacaaaccattgttTCTTCGTATTGTTAATGctattgagaatggagtcccATATTTCAGACAAAGGCGAGATGCTACTGGAAGGCTCGGCCTTTCTGCATTTCAAAAATGTACGTCAGCTATTCGTATCATGGCGTACGGATGTTCGGCAAATGCAATGGATGAATATTTACGACTCGCTGAAACAACCGCCCAAAAATGCCTTCTACATTTTGTTGAGGGAGTTATAAATCTGTTTGGAGACGAGTATCTCAGAAGACCTACGGCGGAAGACCTCCAACGATTGATGAATATTGGAGAACATCGGGGTTTCCCCGGAATGATAgggagcatagattgtatgcactgggagtggaagaattgtcccactgCATGGAAAGGACAATATTCACGTGGATTTGGAAAACCGACAATCGTACTAGAGGCAGTGGCATcacaagatttatggatttggcacgcatTTTTCGGACCACCAGGtacgttaaatgatatcaatgttttggacCGCTCACTGGTCTTTGATGATATCCTAGAGGGCCGAGCTCCGAGAGTTTCATACGTTGTCAATGGAAGGCAATACAAAATGGCGTACTACCTAACTGACG AGGCTCCCGAAGACTTTCAAATGATCGTAGCTGGGAGCAGTCccatataa
- the LOC104704395 gene encoding glutathione S-transferase T3-like, whose amino-acid sequence MSSRNPDRLSSENYVDLLNSQIDPNFSDNPNPPHSAQSSQPIQFSNPFSSHPPHFTSTFSSQPRNFSPKSETEDCIEVTVEETEEDGGRGSRKRWTAEKDVNLISAWLNTSKDAVVSNEQRLTSFWKRVAEYYKANDGSAGSSARGPSQCKARWNKINLQVNKFVGCYAQASTRRKNRESEDDVMRMAYELYNNDMKKPFMLGHCWRELKHDQKWIIEECNHKRTKLASETTTTSNDGPEKRPPGIKATKNKGKKPSVSIDVEDGSVRRLDKIIAMKDQEQAAKERHNKMRLLDSLVNKSELTPAEVLLRDKLVDQMLTNI is encoded by the coding sequence ATGTCTTCTAGAAATCCTGATCGTTTGTCATCAGAAAATTATGTTGATCTTTTAAATTCCCAAATAGATCCCAACTTTTCTGATAATCCTAACCCTCCACATTCTGCTCAATCCTCTCAGCCTATTCAATTTAGCAACCCATTCTCTTCTCATCCACCCCACTTTACCTCaacattctcttctcagcctcgTAACTTTAGCCCAAAATCCGAAACTGAAGACTGTATAGAGGTTACAGTTGAAGAGACTGAAGAAGACGGCGGCAGAGGAAGTAGGAAGCGGTGGACAGCAGAGAAAGATGTCAACCTCATAAGTGCTTGGTTGAACACAAGCAAGGATGCAGTTGTAAGTAATGAGCAGCGGTTAACTAGTTTCTGGAAGCGAGTTGCAGAATATTACAAAGCAAATGATGGATCAGCCGGTTCAAGCGCAAGAGGGCCTTCACAATGTAAGGCTAGGTGGAACAAGATAAACCTCCAAGTGAACAAGTTTGTGGGATGTTACGCACAAGCAAGTACAAGAAGGAAAAATAGAGAATCAGAAGATGACGTGATGAGAATGGCGTATGAGCTTTACAATAATGACATGAAGAAGCCATTTATGCTTGGACATTGCTGGAGGGAGCTGAAGCACGATCAGAAATGGATCATAGAAGAATGTAACCACAAGAGGACTAAGCTTGCATCTGAGACTACTACTACGAGCAATGATGGACCTGAGAAGAGGCCTCCGGGTATTAAAGCTACAAAGAACAAAGGGAAGAAACCGAGTGTTAGTATTGATGTTGAGGATGGTTCTGTTCGTAGGTTGGATAAGATCATTGCAATGAAGGATCAAGAACAAGCTGCTAAAGAGAGGCACAACAAGATGAGATTGCTAGACAGCTTAGTTAACAAGAGTGAACTAACACCCGCTGAAGTGCTACTTAGAGACAAACTAGTAGatcaaatgttgacaaacattTAG